One Egicoccus halophilus genomic region harbors:
- a CDS encoding S8 family serine peptidase has translation MTSIRRSLRGLSLLAAVAAVLGTVALPAAATDEGRSRLLVTFAAPVDAEDAAAGLPVVDGPHAPTPGSPDGSEELAATSAVQVLDFDSGADAAAAERLLARRSDVVAVEPDTLLHVARGSSDLGPEAWGLRNDGQTVASQRGRARVDVGATEAWGLASGRGVVVAVVDTGVDLHHPLLRDQLWRNPNAATPRTDPVTGRTYVDDLHGWNFVTTETNRNGSNRLYTSASLDAHGTHVAGIIAGARESAAGFSGVAPDARLMVLKFLEGETGRVSDAIAAIRYAQANGAHVINASWTSPYDSPALRTALRESGLPVVVAAGNSGQSLDQHPLYPAAWRLPNVISVAAIDNAGALPAFTARSRERVDVVGPGAHIVSTLPGGGLGRMSGTSQAAPHVTGAVALALQHHRHASPTRVADAVRAGVRPLPGLRETRSGGLVRAPLVLDHLGTSVPACPRPAAVAFPDVRPGSAHHASVACLVTHGITAGRSDGRYGATDGLTRGQVAAMVARALDRAGRMPAVPARGRYLDVPQSGYVHRDAIEALAAVGIVSGRTATTFAPGAITTRAEFAAIVTRANEHLAGAPYRIYGPRFPDAVGHAEEGPLRAALGLRVVAGRSDGTFGPDVAVRRDQAASMLGRLLDRLVQQGLLEPAR, from the coding sequence ATGACCTCGATCCGCCGGTCCCTGCGGGGCCTGTCGCTGTTGGCCGCTGTCGCTGCCGTGCTCGGGACGGTGGCGCTGCCGGCCGCGGCCACCGACGAGGGCAGGAGCCGACTGCTGGTGACCTTCGCTGCGCCGGTGGACGCCGAGGACGCCGCCGCCGGTCTGCCGGTCGTCGACGGTCCGCACGCGCCGACGCCGGGATCCCCCGACGGGTCGGAGGAGCTCGCGGCCACCTCGGCCGTGCAGGTGCTGGACTTCGACTCCGGCGCCGACGCGGCGGCTGCCGAGCGCCTGCTCGCCCGACGGAGCGACGTCGTGGCCGTGGAGCCGGACACGCTGCTCCACGTCGCCCGCGGTTCCTCCGACCTCGGTCCCGAGGCCTGGGGTCTGCGCAACGACGGGCAGACCGTCGCCAGCCAGCGGGGCCGGGCCCGCGTCGACGTCGGCGCCACCGAGGCCTGGGGACTGGCCAGCGGACGCGGCGTGGTCGTCGCCGTCGTCGACACCGGCGTGGACCTGCACCATCCGTTGCTGCGCGACCAACTGTGGCGCAACCCCAACGCGGCCACGCCGCGCACCGATCCGGTGACGGGCCGGACCTACGTCGACGACCTGCACGGGTGGAACTTCGTCACCACCGAGACCAACCGCAACGGTTCCAACCGGCTCTACACCAGCGCCAGCCTCGACGCGCACGGCACCCACGTGGCCGGGATCATCGCCGGCGCGCGGGAGTCGGCGGCCGGCTTCTCGGGCGTGGCGCCCGACGCGCGGCTGATGGTCCTGAAGTTCCTCGAGGGGGAGACCGGCCGCGTGTCCGACGCGATCGCCGCGATCCGCTATGCGCAGGCCAACGGCGCCCACGTGATCAACGCCAGCTGGACCTCTCCGTACGATTCGCCGGCGCTGCGCACGGCGCTGCGTGAGTCCGGCCTGCCGGTCGTGGTCGCGGCCGGCAACAGCGGACAGTCGCTGGACCAGCATCCGCTCTACCCGGCGGCGTGGCGGCTGCCGAACGTGATCAGCGTCGCGGCGATCGACAACGCCGGGGCCCTGCCGGCCTTCACCGCACGCAGCCGCGAACGCGTCGACGTCGTCGGGCCGGGGGCCCACATCGTCTCGACGCTGCCGGGTGGCGGACTGGGACGGATGTCGGGCACCTCCCAGGCCGCGCCGCACGTGACCGGTGCGGTCGCGCTCGCACTGCAGCACCACCGGCACGCGTCGCCGACGCGGGTCGCGGACGCCGTGCGGGCGGGGGTGCGGCCCCTGCCGGGCCTGCGCGAGACCCGGTCGGGCGGGCTGGTGCGTGCGCCACTGGTCCTCGACCACCTTGGAACGTCCGTGCCGGCCTGTCCCCGTCCCGCGGCGGTCGCCTTCCCCGACGTGCGTCCCGGCTCGGCCCACCACGCGTCGGTCGCCTGCCTCGTCACCCACGGCATCACCGCCGGCCGCAGCGACGGCCGCTACGGCGCCACCGACGGGCTCACGCGCGGCCAGGTCGCGGCGATGGTGGCCCGGGCACTGGACCGCGCCGGCCGTATGCCGGCCGTTCCCGCTCGCGGTCGGTACCTCGACGTGCCCCAGAGCGGCTACGTGCACCGCGACGCGATCGAGGCGCTCGCGGCGGTCGGCATCGTCTCCGGTCGGACCGCGACCACCTTCGCGCCGGGTGCGATCACCACGCGGGCCGAGTTCGCCGCGATCGTGACGCGCGCCAACGAGCACCTGGCGGGTGCCCCGTACCGCATCTACGGTCCGCGGTTCCCCGATGCCGTCGGGCACGCCGAGGAAGGCCCGCTGCGGGCGGCACTCGGCCTGCGGGTGGTGGCCGGTCGCAGCGACGGCACGTTCGGGCCCGACGTGGCGGTGCGCCGCGACCAGGCCGCCAGCATGTTGGGTCGCCTGCTCGACCGGCTGGTGCAACAGGGCCTGCTCGAACCGGCCCGGTGA
- a CDS encoding UDP-N-acetylglucosamine 2-epimerase: MIHVFLGTKAQYIKTAPLLRLLDASGLPYRLIDSGQHAALAVGLREELGVRTPDHVLASGRDVTSIPQAAGWAAKLFARLLDGRRLRREVFGGHGGVCVVHGDTPSTLLSTLMARRAGLAVAHLEAGLRSRHLLHPFPEELIRVVVMRLASLLFAPDAEAVDNLRRMRVRGRIVALPGNTVAEALAHELDAPVTASDGHDDAGAVVVTMHRVENLNRRERVESLVSLVERLASAQPVCFVLHGPTVETLRRRGLDDRLRAAGVRLVPLLPHGRFVSLLRAAPFVITDGGSIQEECALLGVPTLLWRGATERPDGVGANVVVSGYDPATVVDFVTDPDVWRRPPATQRRQPSAVVLEELRPFV; encoded by the coding sequence GTGATCCACGTCTTCCTCGGCACCAAGGCCCAGTACATCAAGACGGCGCCGCTGCTGCGGCTGCTCGACGCGAGCGGACTGCCGTACCGGTTGATCGACTCGGGACAGCACGCTGCGCTCGCCGTCGGTCTGCGCGAGGAGCTCGGGGTCCGGACCCCGGACCACGTCCTCGCCTCCGGGCGTGACGTCACCTCGATCCCCCAGGCGGCCGGGTGGGCGGCGAAGCTGTTCGCGCGGCTGCTCGACGGCCGCCGGCTCCGCCGCGAGGTCTTCGGCGGTCACGGCGGGGTGTGCGTCGTCCACGGCGACACTCCTTCGACGTTGCTGTCGACGCTGATGGCCCGCCGGGCGGGGCTCGCGGTCGCCCACCTGGAGGCGGGGCTGCGCTCGCGGCACCTGCTGCACCCGTTCCCGGAGGAACTCATCCGGGTCGTGGTCATGCGGCTGGCCTCGCTGCTGTTCGCCCCGGACGCCGAGGCGGTGGACAACCTGCGCAGGATGCGGGTGCGCGGCCGGATCGTCGCCCTGCCGGGCAACACCGTCGCTGAGGCACTGGCGCACGAGCTGGACGCGCCGGTGACGGCGTCGGACGGCCATGACGACGCGGGGGCCGTGGTCGTCACGATGCACCGCGTCGAGAACCTCAACCGTCGCGAACGCGTCGAGTCGCTGGTGTCGCTCGTCGAGCGCCTGGCCAGCGCCCAGCCGGTGTGCTTCGTCCTGCACGGGCCGACCGTCGAGACCCTGCGGCGACGCGGCCTCGACGATCGGCTGCGGGCGGCGGGGGTCCGACTGGTGCCACTGCTGCCGCACGGTCGCTTCGTGTCGCTGCTGCGTGCGGCGCCGTTCGTGATCACCGACGGCGGCTCGATCCAGGAGGAGTGCGCGCTGCTGGGCGTGCCGACGCTGCTGTGGCGCGGTGCGACCGAGCGTCCCGACGGCGTCGGCGCCAACGTCGTCGTCTCTGGCTACGACCCGGCGACGGTCGTCGACTTCGTCACCGATCCCGACGTGTGGCGGCGTCCGCCAGCCACGCAACGCCGTCAGCCGTCGGCCGTGGTCCTCGAGGAGCTCCGACCGTTCGTCTGA